In Colletotrichum destructivum chromosome 8, complete sequence, the following proteins share a genomic window:
- a CDS encoding Putative short-chain dehydrogenase/reductase SDR, NAD(P)-binding domain superfamily — protein sequence MSRYADSHVDPQGPGDARPTALQVVEDEGLLGDKLAGKIVLVTGANSGIGVETSRAIHATGATLFVTARDAAKAQLAVDSIKNGPGPKSDAPIHAIELRLDSLASVRAAAKDFLAKSGGKLNILILNAGVMATPEGKTEDGFETQFGTNHLGHFLLFQLLKPALLAASTPEFQSRVVSVSSMAHRFGNVRLDDPNFEKDPYDPWAAYGQSKTANILFANEVERRYGSKGVHALSLHPGIIPTNLSQYLPPERLEAIAKDEALKKNMKSIPQGAATTVYAALSKEWEGRPGRYLSDLVEQGPADMASQKEAGHAPWAYDEAAAKELWEKSNTLVGFMEE from the coding sequence ATGTCCAGATACGCGGATTCCCACGTTGACCCCCAGGGCCCCGGAGATGCGCGTCCCACGGCCCTCCAGgtcgtcgaagacgaggggcTGCTGGGTGACAAGCTCGCCGGCAAGATCGTCCTCGTGACGGGCGCGAACTCGGGCATTGGCGTCGAGACGTCCCGCGCCATCCACGCCACCGGCGCTACCCTCTTCGTCACGGCCAGAGATGCGGCCAAGGCCCAGCTGGCTGTAGACAGCATCAAGAACGGTCCCGGGCCCAAGTCCGACGCGCCGATCCACGCCATCGAGCTCCGTCTGGACTCCCTGGCCTCGGTGCGCGCAGCCGCAAAGGACTTCCTTGCCAAGAGTGGCGGAAAGCTgaacatcctcatcctcaacgccggcgtcatggcCACGCCGGAGGGGAAGACGGAAGACGGGTTCGAGACGCAGTTCGGCACCAACCACCTGGGtcacttcctcctcttccagcTGTTGAAGCCGGCGCTCCTTGCTGCCAGCACGCCCGAGTTTCAGTCCCGGGTGGTCTCCGTCTCGTCCATGGCCCACCGCTTTGGCAACGTCCGCCTGGACGACCCCAACTTCGAAAAGGACCCCTACGACCCCTGGGCCGCGTACGGGCAGTCCAAGACGGCCAACATCCTTTTCGCGAACGAGGTCGAGAGGCGGTACGGGTCAAAGGGCGTGCACGCCCTCTCGCTGCACCCGGGCATCATCCCCACCAACCTTTCCCAGTACCTGCCCCCCGAAcggctcgaggccatcgccaaggacgaggcgctgaagaagaacaTGAAGAGCATCCCCCAGGGCGCGGCGACGACCGTCTACGCCGCCCTGAGCAAGGAGTGGGAGGGCCGCCCGGGCAGGTACCTcagcgacctcgtcgagcagggcccGGCCGACATGGCGTCGCAGAAGGAGGCGGGTCATGCCCCGTGGGCgtacgacgaggccgccgccaaggagctctGGGAGAAGTCGAACACATTGGTGGGCTTCATGGAAGAGTGA
- a CDS encoding Putative six-hairpin glycosidase superfamily, with protein sequence MSHLNITSPGSTLADALSATTNAAYAESDSTTELNADSDTSISETGGLSDPGNRRKMGHSKPIKEQVGGLYEENVTAKIFRTAANALVENNPPTAYPEYVLQTGPDAGKYILREASFWTCGFFPGSIYSLIERLVKFPQTMPGGKDKAALLSRLWSLGAAWSEPLHATAKRTDTHDMSFMIQPSMRVRWEVAQDRRALESIITAARALHTRYNATVGAIRSWDALTQHGVEITSLTDDFLVIIDSMCNLDLLYYAAAHTGDSDLAEAATTHAKTLMAANLRPETDPRGVVQGKLYSTIHVVNFDPKDGGIKERRTGQGYAAESTWARGQAWAILGYAQTFLWTGDAEFLDVARGLAEYFILRLETSPDSVEFPVEDSKSGEGGERRTKGRYVPLWDFDAPIENEAFPLRDSSAGVIAANGMLVLSQALAGRGLAAESARFQDMAVRIVADTLDFSLAAEKAELVFGDGDSDIGTRDVEEGRTFDAVLKNATANHNARDHKRYWDHGLVYGDYYLIEFGNRLLKMGLV encoded by the exons atGTCACACCTCAATATCACCAGCCCCGGCTCAACCCTTGCGGACGCACTCTCGGCCACCACAAACGCTGCCTACGCCGAGTCGGACAGCACGACAGAGCTCAACGCTGATAGCGACACCAGCATCTCAGAAACCGGTGGCCTGTCTGACCCTGGTAACCGGCGCAAGATGGGACATTCGAAGCCCATCAAGGAGCAAGTTGGCGGGCTGTACGAAGAGAATGTCACGGCCAAGATCTTCCGAACCGCCGCCAATGCTCTGGTTGAAAAC AACCCCCCAACGGCGTATCCGGAGTACGTGCTGCAGACGGGGCCGGACGCCGGCAAGTATATCCTGCGAGAGGCCTCgttctggacctgcggcttCTTCCCGGGGAGCATCTACTCCCTCATCGAGAGGCTTGTCAAGTTCCCGCAGACCATGCCGGGCGGGAAAGACAAGGCGGCCCTGCTCTCGAGACTGTGgtccctcggcgccgcgtgGTCGGAGCCGCTCCACGCGACGGCCAAGCGAACAGACACGCACGACATGTCTTTCATGATCCAGCCCTCGATGAGGGTCCGGTGGGAGGTCGCACAGGACCGGCGGGCGCTGGAGTCCATCATTACGGCCGCGCGGGCACTGCACACGCGGTACAacgccaccgtcggcgcgATCCGGTCGTGGGACGCGCTGACGCAGCACGGGGTCGAAATCACGAGCCTCACGGAcgacttcctcgtcatcatcgactcCATGTGCAACCTCGACCTTCTCTACTACGCGGCGGCCCACACTGGCGActccgacctcgccgaggcggccacGACGCACGCCAAGACGCTGATGGCGGCGAACCTGCGGCCCGAGACGGACCCCCGGGGGGTCGTTCAAGGGAAACTGTACAGCACCATCCACGTCGTCAACTTCGACcccaaggacggcggcatcaaggAGCGGCGAACGGGGCAGGGGTACGCCGCCGAGTCGACGTGGGCGCGGGGCCAGGCGTGGGCGATCCTCGGCTACGCGCAGACGTTCCTGTGgaccggcgacgccgagttTCTCGACGTCGCACGCGGGCTGGCCGAGTACTTTATCCTACGGCTCGAGACGTCGCCCGACTCGGTCGAGttccccgtcgaggacagcaagagcggcgagggcggggagCGCAGGACGAAGGGCCGGTACGTGCCTCTCTGGGACTTCGACGCGCCCATCGAGAACGAGGCATTCCCGCTGCGGGACTCGTCCGCgggcgtcatcgccgccaacggcatGCTGGTCCTCTCGCAGGCGCTGGCCGGGCGGGGTCTCGCGGCCGAGAGCGCGCGGTTCCAGGACATGGCCGTCAGGATCGTCGCGGACACGTTGGACTtctcgctggcggcggagaaggccgagctcgtcttcggcgacggcgacagcgacatCGGCACCagggacgtcgaggagggccgcaccttcgacgccgtcctgAAGAACGCGACGGCGAACCACAACGCGCGCGACCACAAGCGGTACTGGGACCACGGCCTGGTCTACGGGGACTACTACTTGATTGAGTTTGGCAACAGGCTGTTGAAGATGGGGCTGGTGTAA
- a CDS encoding Putative short-chain dehydrogenase/reductase SDR, NAD(P)-binding domain superfamily — protein sequence MVSLVWLITGSSTGFGAEFVKALLAAGDKVIATARNTASIEHYRKAGATILKLDLTSSQAEFDKLAKQAIGIHGGVDVVVNNAGYPHFGTIEDDTVENWTKVFQTHVFGPLGVARAFLPHFRSKRSGNFVFMGSIAAWGGLPAVGAYCSSKAALRAAVESLDLEAKTFGIKTLLVEPGYFRTQFLNDKAVFVDTKFDDYKPLVDNLYPQVKGVHQNQPGDPTKGAARIVDLVRSGAAGEELPASLALGDDALDTIRKKCNATLELLDKWADKSSNTSF from the exons ATGGTTTCTCTCGTCTGGCTCATCACCGGGAGCTCTACCGGATTCGGGGCAGAGTTCGTAAAGGCGCTGCTCGCGGCGGGTGACAAGGTCATCGCCACGGCGCGCAACACCGCGAGCATCGAGCACTATCGAAAGGCGGGAGCAACTATCCTCAAGCTGGACCTGACCTCGAGCCAGGCCGAATTTGACAAGCTGGCCAAGCAAGCCATCGGCATCCATGGCGGAGTCGACGTCGTTGTGAACAACGCCGGGTACCCTCACTTCGGCAccatcgaggacgacac CGTCGAAAACTGGACCAAGGTGTTTCAGACTCATGTCTTCGGTCCTCTGGGGGTAGCGCGAGCTTTCCTGCCGCACTTCCGGTCCAAGAGAAGCGGGAACTTTGTCTTCATGGGGTCCATCGCGGCGTGGGGGGGTCTGCCCGCGGTGGGAGCGTATTGCAGCTCGAAAGCAGCTCTCCGAG CCGCCGTCGAAAGTCTCGACCTGGAAGCGAAGACTTTCGGAATCAAGACGCTTCTGGTCGAGCCCGGTTACTTCCGGACCCAGTTCCTCAACGACAAGGCCGTCTTTGTGGACACCAAGTTTGACGACTACAAGCCCCTTGTGGACAACCTGTACCCGCAGGTCAAAGGGGTTCATCAGAACCAGCCCGGCGACCCCACCAAGGGCGCGGCGCGCATCGTCGACCTGGTCAGGTCCGGGGCCGCGGGCGAAGAGCTCCCCGCCAGTTTGgccctgggcgacgacgccctcgatACGATCCGGAAGAAGTGCAACGCCACGTTGGAGTTGCTGGACAAGTGGGCCGACAAGTCGTCCAACACATCGTTTTGA